One window of the Anopheles cruzii chromosome 2, idAnoCruzAS_RS32_06, whole genome shotgun sequence genome contains the following:
- the LOC128277322 gene encoding UDP-glycosyltransferase UGT5-like, whose product MAHSGCKVLAVVLYALAVAESAKILSIFPTTSKSHWILGSALMKELALDGHEVTVISPFPLKNAPKTYRHLDVTFNSRIFDDLMDRVFERTDDNIVQKMSELTAFIEHIANSTLTSPAVQSLLRSDETFDLLVLEVFLDDVFLGFADRFNCPVVGMSTFGASTWVNALTGSPQPLSYVPHPISSFTDRMNFWQRLGNVLITAFDEGLMGFVGLSIQQRYYDQFFPNATRSLSEMRRHGVSVILVNSHFSLSFPRPYLPNLVEVGGFHINRKVNPLPEDIRTFIEQSEHGVVFFSMGSNLKPSKMDKQKRDDVIRVLSSLKQNIIWKWDDDTLVLDKQKFLLGKWFPQDDILAHPNVKLFITHGGLLSCTESIYHGVPVVGIPIFGDQLLNMARAELTGWGIGVAYTKLNEASFEKAVNEVLNNEKYSEKIATISRRLRDQPLAPMDLAKFWVEYVLRHDGAKHLISAAQDLNFVEYNNLDVYAFIIAVAGAILVLIGYGLKKLFFYAIKPKSKNSSKKIN is encoded by the exons ATGGCACACAGCGGGTGTAAAGTGTTGGCCGTCGTTCTGTACGCCCTCGCGGTGGCAGAATCGGCCAAGATTCTCAGCATCTTTCCGACCACCTCCAAGTCACACTGGATACTAGGGTCCGCCCTGATGAAGGAGCTCGCTCTGGATGGCCACGAG GTAACCGTCATCAGTCCGTTTCCTTTGAAGAATGCCCCGAAAACCTATCGCCACTTGGACGTTACTTTCAACAGCCGAATATTTGACG ACCTCATGGATCGGGTGTTCGAACGCACCGACGACAATATCGTGCAAAAGATGTCGGAGTTGACGGCCTTCATTGAGCACATTGCAAACAGCACGCTTACATCGCCGGCGGTGCAAAGTCTGCTGCGTTCCGACGAAACGTTCGACCTGTTGGTGCTGGAGGTCTTCCTTGACGATGTGTTTCTCGGGTTTGCCGATCGGTTTAACTGCCCGGTGGTGGGAATGTCCACCTTCGGTGCCTCGACATGGGTGAACGCGCTCACGGGATCACCGCAGCCGCTCTCGTACGTGCCGCACCCGATATCGAGCTTCACGGACCGGATGAACTTCTGGCAGCGACTTGGCAATGTACTGATCACTGCATTTGACGAGGGACTGATGGGGTTCGTGGGTCTTTCGATCCAGCAACGCTACTATGATCAGTTCTTCCCCAATGCGACCCGATCGTTGAGCGAAATGCGTCGCCACGGAGTGTCGGTGATTCTGGTCAACAGTCACTTCAGCTTAAGCTTCCCCCGACCTTATTTGCCCAACCTGGTAGAGGTCGGCGGGTTTCACATCAATCGGAAAGTTAATCCGCTGCCGGAA GACATCAGAACGTTCATCGAACAATCAGAGCACGGCGTTGTGTTCTTCTCGATGGGCTCCAATCTGAAGCCGTCGAAAATGGACAAACAGAAGCGCGATGATGTGATACGAGTGCTGTCGAGCCTGAAGCAGAACATTATCTGGAAATGGGACGATGATACGCTGGTGCTGGACAAACAGAAGTTCCTGCTCGGGAAGTGGTTCCCGCAGGATGACATCTTGGCTCACCCGAATGTGAAGCTGTTTATCACGCACGGAGGCCTACTGAGCTGCACGGAATCGATCTACCATGGCGTACCGGTCGTCGGAATACCGATCTTTGGCGATCAGCTGCTCAACATGGCTCGAGCGGAACTCACCGGATGGGGCATTGGAGTGGCGTACACCAAGCTAAACGAAGCTTCCTTCGAGAAAGCTGTCAACGAAGTGTTGAACAACGAAAA GTACTCCGAGAAAATAGCGACAATCTCACGACGTTTGCGCGACCAACCACTAGCGCCGATGGATTTGGCCAAGTTTTGGGTCGAGTATGTGTTGCGGCACGATGGAGCGAAGCACCTGATATCGGCGGCGCAGGACCTAAACTTTGTGGAGTACAACAATCTAGACGTTTACGCATTTATTATTGCGGTAGCGGGAGCGATCCTGGTTCTCATAGGTTACGGTTTGAAGAAACTGTTCTTCTATGCGATTAAGCCCAAAAGCAAAAACTCGTCCAAAAAGATAAATTGA
- the LOC128268075 gene encoding uncharacterized protein LOC128268075: MFERRPVWGVLILLTLVLTVWQMAPHDATVYREVMSARDYPPSALPSSLAFALPYEQADQQQQYSAHPVLTPPFGGEDNVIGEDEQEVGAVRRGTYLNITSPPWLVAAVAAGALWEPAVSSSASLVQTREVTGGEGRTTATSSNTAVSSTQSTASLTLVSPFEELLPNEDYTSLIDLKDFKFTINHDYCGVGGGTSSSSDRSNASGSIVNRSTLPSGGPPWSSRKRRRRSSADDGSLMRDGVAVRSAPSAAPLVLVLVHSAPDNVFKRNTIRSTWGRPDGRARLIFLLGAVNTSAAQRAIEEESRTYDDIVQGSFVDAYRNMTYKHVMALKWYTYHCPGARYVLKTDDDVFINAPVLYDVLERVAPQRKLLLCQLVTKLSVKRTHRSKWYVSWREYPTRYYPPHCPGYSILYSRDVARELYREAQRQPFFWIDDVHITGTVAQNVNVTITPMDSLYLDEEQKGELLSRKLSAAGLVFFFTNPNLPMDEIRRLWYAVTEPAHR, encoded by the coding sequence ATGTTCGAGCGTCGTCCCGTGTGGGGAGTCCTGATACTGCTGACGCTCGTGCTGACGGTATGGCAGATGGCGCCGCACGACGCTACCGTCTACCGGGAAGTGATGTCGGCACGTGACTATCCTCCGTCggcgctgccgtcgtcgttggcgttcgCGCTGCCCTACGAGCAGgccgatcagcagcaacagtattCGGCCCATCCCGTCCTAACACCGCCATTCGGTGGCGAGGATAACGTGATCGGCGAGGACGAACAGGAAGTGGGCGCAGTGCGCCGTGGCACATATCTGAACATCACCTCGCCACCGTGGCTAGTGGCTGCAGTAGCCGCAGGAGCACTCTGGGAACCAGCAGTCAGCAGTAGCGCTAGTTTAGTCCAAACGAGGGAAGTCACCGGGGGTGAAGGGCGTacgacggccaccagcagTAACACCGCCGTTAGCAGTACACAGTCGACAGCGTCGTTAACATTAGTCAGTCCGTTCGAGGAATTGCTGCCAAATGAGGATTACACCAGTCTAATAGATTTAAAGGATTTTAAGTTCACCATCAACCACGACTACtgcggcgtcggtggcggaacCAGTAGTAGTAGCGACCGGAGTAATGCCAGCGGCAGCATAGTTAACCGAAGTACGCTCCCTTCCGGTGGGCCACCGTGGAGCAGCAGGAAGCGTCGAAGGAGAAGCAGCGCCGACGACGGGAGCCTTATGCGGGACGGAGTGGCCGTGCGATCGGCGCCGTCGGCGGCAccgctggtgttggtgctggtcCACTCGGCACCGGACAACGTTTTCAAGCGCAATACGATCCGCTCGACCTGGGGCCGACCCGACGGTCGGGCGCGTTTGATCTTCCTGCTCGGGGCAGTCAACACGAGTGCGGCCCAGCGGGCCATCGAAGAGGAGAGCCGCACGTACGACGATATCGTGCAGGGCAGCTTCGTCGATGCGTACCGCAACATGACGTACAAGCATGTGATGGCGCTCAAGTGGTACACTTACCACTGTCCCGGCGCCCGCTATGTTCTgaaaacggacgacgacgtgttcATCAACGCACCGGTCCTGTACGACGTGCTGGAGCGGGTTGCGCCCCAGCGGAAGCTGCTGCTCTGCCAGCTGGTTACGAAGTTGAGCGTCAAGCGGACGCACCGCTCCAAATGGTACGTGAGCTGGCGCGAGTACCCGACCCGCTACTACCCGCCCCACTGTCCCGGCTACTCGATACTCTACTCGCGCGACGTGGCCCGGGAGCTGTACCGGGAGGCGCAGCGTCAACCGTTCTTCTGGATCGACGACGTGCACATCACCGGAACGGTGGCACAGAACGTGAACGTTACCATCACGCCGATGGACTCGCTGTATCTGGACGAGGAGCAAAAGGGCGAGCTGCTCAGCCGGAAGCTCAGCGCTGCGGGCCtggtgtttttcttcaccaacCCCAACCTGCCGATGGACGAGATCCGGCGGCTCTGGTACGCGGTCACAGAACCGGCCCACCGGTGA
- the LOC128267033 gene encoding uncharacterized protein LOC128267033: MLSSLGSYIWGSSSYESPLSEVTFTINDKTYTAKAESVPLGTSLNAFIRNHAHLTGTKFMCLEGGCGACIVSVSGVHPVTKDTRTWSVNSCLFPVFACHGLDIKTVEALGNKRDGYHPVQERLAQMNGSQCGFCSPGMVMTMYSLMEAKNGNVSMTEVENALGGNICRCTGYRPILDAFKSLTTEAPSDIMDIEELKVCPKTGAVCSGPCPIAASLIEPQRPVQLVFAENREWHKVFALDDVFAIFDKIGTRPYMLLAGNTAHGVYRRNESLEVFIDVNSVEELRSYYVSANELLVGGNVNLAEFLDLLNKTANSRPSFNYCRELAQHLDLVASPAIRSVGTIAGNLMIKNQHPEFPSDVYLMLEAVGAKLSVAESRIKTVQMSAQQFLQTSMAKKVLKSISLPPIGSTVNAFRSYKIMPRAQNAPAYVNACILLRFKSDKTTVKSASICFGGISPKFTHATRTEQFLAGKRLFDSVIFREALGQLAGELDPDWVLPDASAEYRKNLAIALFYKAVLSVAAKHNVTLNARFTSGATIMKRALSSGQQTFETIEKNWPLTKNIPKLEGLVQSSGEAKYMNDMAPLPGELHAAFVVATKPHSMIGKIDPSEALKVPGVVAFYSAKDIPGKNNFMSSEMNFSFPDVEEVFCSGRVLFHGQPVGVIVAENSPLANRVAKLVKILYERVSGDPVYPTIKALLQSQPKERFVDQPTRVEVTAAKKIRGRLELQGQYHFTMEPQTCICVPIEDDGMDVYSSTQWVDLCQVAIAAMLKVPENSLNFVVRRLGGGYGAKLTRASQIACACALAAYLTRRPVRFVMTIEANMGSIGKRYGCISNYEVDVDEKGKILQLTNNFLQDYGCNLNENVVDDATIVFGLSYNSAAWKVFGRPLVTDAPANTWTRAPASTEGIAMVETIMEHIAWETGADPMVVRALNMKGDNKLRQLMPLFRQDISFDGRRKSIDEFNAANRWRKRGIAMTTMQFPMVPFGALHVVVSIYAKDGSVAITHGGIEIGQGINTKAAQVAAYTLGVPLEKIAMKPMSSLTSPNGAMSGGSGTSEVVCYAVKRACEMLNARIKPIQAEFKTASWDQITQICYSRDVDLSAMFQYKQSDLKAYTILGVASAEVEVDILTGNVQLRRVDILEDTGESISPGVDVGQIEGAFIMGIGYWLSEALVYDMSNGALLTNRTWNYKPPGAKDIPVDFRIRLLQTGDNQFGVLRSKATGEPALTMSVVALFALRNALRSAQKDAGRPDDWIPLGSASTPDQVFFKAGTAIDQFKLI, encoded by the exons ATGTTATCATCGCTTGGATCGTACATTTGGGGTAGCTCAAGCTATGAGAG TCCACTTTCCGAAGTTACCTTCACCATTAACGACAAAACGTACACAG CCAAAGCAGAAAGCGTGCCGCTGGGCACCTCGCTGAACGCCTTCATCCGGAACCATGCTCACCTGACCGGGACGAAGTTCATGTGCCTGGAGGGAGGCTGCGGTGCGTGTATTGTGAGCGTGTCCGGTGTGCATCCCGTCACGAAGGACACCCGGACCTGGTCGGTGAACTCG TGTCTGTTTCCAGTGTTCGCTTGCCATGGGCTGGACATCAAGACCGTGGAGGCGCTGGGAAATAAGCGGGACGGATATCACCCGGTGCAGGAGCGTTTGGCGCAGATGAACGGTAGCCAGTGCGGATTCTGCTCGCCCGGCATGGTAATGACCATGTACAGTCTGATGGAAGCGAAGAACGGTAACGTCTCGATGACGGAGGTCGAAAATGCGCTCGGTGGTAACATCTGCCGTTGCACCGGGTACCGTCCGATCCTCGATGCGTTCAAGTCGCTCACAACGGAGGCCCCCAGCGACATCATGGACATCGAGGAGCTGAAGGTGTGCCCGAAAACGGGCGCCGTATGCTCGGGACCATGCCCGATCGCGGCTAGCCTAATCGAACCCCAACGTCCGGTTCAGCTCGTGTTTGCGGAAAACCGCGAGTGGCATAAGGTGTTCGCGTTGGACGATGTGTTTGCGATCTTCGACAAAATCGGCACCCGGCCCTATATGCTGCTGGCTGGAAACACCGCCCACG GTGTTTACCGTCGGAACGAGTCACTGGAGGTGTTTATCGATGTAAATTCCGTGGAGGAGCTGCGCAGCTACTACGTCAGTGCAAACGAACTGCTGGTCGGCGGAAACGTGAATCTGGCCGAGTTTCTGGACCTCCTCAACAAGACAGCCAACAGTCGCCCGAGCTTCAACTATTGTCGCGAGTTGGCACAGCATCTCGATCTGGTCGCTAGCCCTGCGATCCGCAGTGTCGGAACGATCGCTGGGAACTTGATGATAAAAAATCAGCATCCCGAGTTCCCGTCCGACGTGTACCTGATGCTGGAAGCCGTCGGTGCCAAACTGAGCGTCG CCGAATCGCGCATCAAAACCGTTCAGATGAGCGCCCAGCAGTTTCTCCAGACGAGTATGGCCAAAAAGGTGCTGAAAAGCATTTCGCtgccaccgatcggatcgacgGTGAACGCGTTTCGGTCGTACAAAATAATGCCTCGTGCCCAGAACGCGCCCGCCTACGTGAACGCTTGCATCCTGTTGCGGTTCAAGAGCGACAAGACGACGGTGAAATCGGCCTCCATCTGCTTCGGTGGCATCAGTCCCAAG TTTACACATGCGACCCGAACGGAACAGTTCCTCGCCGGCAAGCGGCTGTTCGATTCGGTGATCTTTCGGGAAGCACTTGGGCAGCTGGCTGGCGAGCTGGATCCGGACTGGGTTCTACCGGACGCTTCGGCCGAGTACCGGAAGAACTTGGCCATCGCACTCTTCTACAAGGCTGTGTTGAGTGTGGCGGCAAAGCATAACGTCACCCTCAACGCACGCTTCACGTCCGGTGCGACCATTATGAAGAGAGCCCTCTCATCCGGTCAGCAAACGTTCGAGACGATCGAGAAAAATTGGCCACTCACGAAGAACATCCCCAAGCTGGAGGGGCTAGTGCAATCGTCTGGGGAGGCCAAGTACATGAACGATATGGCACCGCTCCCCGGAGAACTGCACGCCGCGTTCGTCGTGGCAACCAAACCGCACAGCATGATCGGCAAGATCGACCCATCGGAAGCGCTG AAAGTTCCGGGCGTGGTTGCCTTCTACTCTGCGAAAGATATCCCCGGGAAGAACAACTTCATGTCGAGCGAGATGAACTTCTCCTTCCCGGACGTGGAAGAAGTGTTCTGCAGTGGCCGAGTGCTGTTCCACGGCCAACCGGTCGGTGTGATCGTGGCGGAAAATTCCCCCCTAGCGAACCGTGTCGCGAAGCTGGTTAAGATACTGTACGAGCGCGTCTCAGGTGATCCCGTCTATCCGACCATCAAGGCACTACTGCAGAGTCAACCGAAGGAACGCTTCgtggaccaaccaaccaggGTTGAAGTGACTGCGGCGAAGAAAATCCGTGGACGCCTGGAACTCCAGGGGCAGTATCACTTCACGATGGAACCACAGACCTGCATCTGTGTGCCGATCGAGGACGACGGGATGGATGTGTACAGCTCGACGCAGTGGGTCGACCTGTGCCAGGTGGCCATCGCTGCGATGCTGAAGGTGCCGGAGAACAGTCTCAACTTTGTGGTGCGTCGCTTGGGCGGTGGATACGGGGCGAAGCTGACGCGCGCCTCACAGATTGCGTGCGCCTGTGCCCTGGCCGCGTATCTTACGcgccgtccggtccggttcgtgATGACCATCGAGGCAAACATGGGCTCGATCGGAAAGCGGTACGGTTGCATCAGCAACTACGAGGTGGACGTGGACGAGAAGGGCAAGATTCTGCAGCTGACCAACAACTTCCTGCAGGACTACGGGTGTAATCTGAACGAAAATGTTGTTGACGATGCCACGATCGTTTTTGGGTTGTCGTACAACTCGGCCGCGTGGAAGGTGTTCGGTAGGCCGCTGGTGACCGATGCGCCCGCCAACACCTGGACGCGCGCTCCCGCCAGCACCGAGGGTATCGCGATGGTCGAAACCATTATGGAGCACATCGCCTGGGAGACGGGGGCCGATCCGATGGTGGTGCGTGCGCTCAACATGAAGGGCGACAACAAGCTGCGCCAGCTGATGCCCCTGTTCCGGCAGGATATTTCGTTCGACGGGCGACGGAAGTCGATCGACGAGTTTAACGCAGCCAACCGCTGGCGGAAGCGAGGCATTGCGATGACCACGATGCAGTTTCCGATGGTCCCCTTCGGAGCCCTGCACGTCGTGGTGTCCATCTACGCCAAGGATGGGTCGGTCGCCATCACGCACGGGGGAATCGAGATCGGACAGGGCATCAACACCAAGGCGGCACAGGTGGCGGCGTACACTCTCGGCGTGCCACTGGAAAAGATTGCGATGAAGCCGATGAGTAGCCTGACGTCTCCGAACGGGGCAATGAGCGGTGGCAGTGGGACCAGCGAGGTGGTTTGTTAC GCCGTTAAACGGGCGTGTGAGATGCTCAACGCCCGCATCAAACCAATCCAGGCGGAGTTCAAGACGGCCTCGTGGGATCAGATCACCCAAATCTGTTATTCCAGGGACGTCGACTTGAGCGCCATGTTTCAATACAAACAGTCGGACCTCAAGGCGTACACAATCCTGGGTGTGGCCAGCGCAGAAGTCGAAGTAGACATTCTGACCGGAAACGTTCAGCTGCGCCGTGTCGACATCCTTGAGGATACGGGTGAAAGTATCAGCCCCGGGGTGGACGTGGGCCAGATCGAGGGTGCCTTCATTATGGGCATTGGCTACTGGCTATCCGAGGCGCTGGTGTACGATATGTCCAACGGTGCCCTGCTGACGAACCGCACCTGGAACTACAAACCGCCCGGTGCGAAGGACATTCCCGTCGATTTCCGTATCCGATTGCTACAGACCGGCGACAATCAGTTCGGAGTTCTTCGGTCAAAGGCAACCGGAGAGCCGGCGTTGACGATGAGCGTTGTGGCCCTGTTTGCTCTACGAAATGCTTTGCGGTCGGCGCAAAAAGATGCCGGACGCCCGGACGACTGGATCCCGCTGGGGTCTGCTTCGACACCCGATCAAGTCTTTTTCAAGGCCGGCACGGCGATCGATCAATTTAAACTCATCTAA
- the LOC128277731 gene encoding xanthine dehydrogenase/oxidase-like, whose product MAAHFTINGQQFEVTPNDVSTETTLNTFIRDHAHLTGTKFMCLEGGCGVCVVNLSGIHPVTGQPFSCAVNSCLFPILACHGLHVTTVEGIGSKRTGYHAAQKLLAHFNGSQCGYCSSGMVMSMYSLLEAKNAKVSKEEIEQSFGGNICRCTGYRPILDAFKALAVDADEKLQRKCPDIEDLTGKCSKTGSACEGRCSVAGRTNRDLLHLRFQENRDWYRVVYNVSDIFAIFETIGDRPYTLVGGNTGHGVYRRSDALEVFIDINAVHELRSHSVDSSLTVGAGTSLTELKELMAVTAKQHSHFSYLERLASHVGQIANVPVRNTGTIAGNLSIKHQHNEFPSDLYLILEAANAKLTIVASEGITSTIKPSEYVSLDMGKKVLLNVVLPPLDPNAVVYRSFKVMPRAQNAHAYVNGAFLVQTDGSRSIVTSNVCFGGINPQFTHASRTEDFLKGKNLLTNETLQGALKILAEELKPDWVLPDTDPEYRKNVALSLFYKFVLSIAPGSVRKEFRSGGTFSKRPVSSGSQKYDSFIKQCPKLEGLLQASGEAKYTNDMPHLPGELYAAFVHGTKVGAKIISIDPSAALLLPGVVAFYAANDIPGANDFMPLKSEFSPNVEEIFCSQRILFHGQPVGIIVATSFDIAQMGAKRVAINYSESSSGPVYPTVKEVSDAQAEDRIKQIDYGFTGTDYSDQLGAKGTELLEVMGIFESAGQYHYTMETQTCGCVPLEDGMVVHSATQAVTLTQIAIARMLGVPENSLQLSVRRIGGGYGGKASRAVQIACACALACHVLGRPVRLVMIMESNMCTVGKRYGIVSSYRVVTDKHGTVLNLRNEFLHDAGCNSNEAPDFVQPYYGNCYNKDCWKVVSKTAITDSASNTWCRAPGTTEAYGMIETIMEHIAFVTGEDPLEVRLRNMPADSAMRSLLQDFRTSTEYDRRREEILQFNSEHRWRKRGIAIVPLKYPIAYFGTLHALVSIYHTDGTVAITHGGIEMGQGINTRAVQVAANILRLPLEKITIKPTSNLTAPNDFCTQASITSEAVAHSVLIACETLLQRMEPVRLRNPNARWEELTTECHRQGVDLCATAMYNGVELPPYSVWATSCAEVELDVLTGNVLLRRVDILEDAGITLNPDIEIGQIEGAFMMGVGLYLTEALVYEPHTGALLTNRSWHYRPPGAQDIPIDFRIRLLQNTINPTGVQRSKATGEPAVNMAIVVLFALRNALNAARADAGAAKRWIPLGSPSTPDRIQRHVGHSWNQYLLH is encoded by the exons ATGGCAGCTCATTTCACCATAAATGGACAGCAATTTGAGG TTACGCCGAACGATGTGAGCACAGAAACAACGTTGAACACTTTCATCCGGGATCATGCCCATCTGACCGGGACCAAGTTCATGTGCCTCGAGGGAggatgtggtgtgtgtgttgtgaatCTCAGTGGAATCCATCCCGTCACTGGGCAACCGTTTTCGTGTGCGGTCAACTCG TGTCTGTTCCCAATACTCGCTTGTCACGGATTGCACGTTACGACGGTCGAGGGCATTGGAAGCAAGCGAACCGGATACCATGCAGCGCAAAAGCTGCTGGCCCATTTCAACGGATCCCAGTGCGGATATTGCTCCTCCGGTATGGTAATGAGTATGTACAGTTTGCTCGAGGCCAAGAACGCCAAGGTCAGCAAGGAGGAGATCGAGCAATCGTTCGGCGGAAACATTTGCCGTTGCACCGGTTACCGGCCCATTCTGGATGCTTTTAAAGCCTTGGCGGTGGATGCTGACGAGAAGCTGCAGCGAAAATGTCCAGACATCGAGGATCTCACCGGGAAGTGTTCCAAAACGGGGTCGGCTTGTGAGGGACGATGTTCCGTGGCAGGCAGAACTAATCGAGATCTTCTTCATCTGCGCTTCCAAGAGAACCGCGACTGGTACAGAGT AGTGTACAACGTGAGCGATATTTTCGCCATCTTCGAGACCATCGGTGATCGGCCGTATACGCTCGTTGGTGGGAACACCGGCCACGGAGTGTACCGTCGAAGCGATGCGCTGGAAGTGTTTATCGATATCAATGCTGTTCACGAGCTGAGGTCACATTCGGTAGACAGCTCACTCACCGTCGGAGCAGGAACATCTCTAACAGAGCTCAAGGAATTGATGGCGGTTACAGCGAAGCAACATTCACACTTTTCCTATCTGGAGCGCTTAGCCAGTCACGTTGGCCAGATTGCAAACGTACCCGTTCGGAACACTGGTACTATCGCAGGAAATCTAAGTATcaaacaccaacacaacgAGTTCCCGTCGGACTTGTATTTAATTCTGGAAGCAGCCAACGCCAAATTGACTATCG TGGCGTCAGAAGGCATAACTTCGACCATCAAGCCATCGGAATACGTTTCACTGGATATGGGCAAGAAAGTGCTACTGAACGTTGTGCTTCCTCCACTAGATCCGAATGCCGTCGTTTATCGATCGTTCAAAGTTATGCCTCGAGCCCAAAATGCTCACGCTTACGTCAACGGTGCTTTCTTGGTTCAAACGGACGGTTCCCGTAGTATCGTAACAAGCAACGTTTGTTTCGGTGGCATCAACCCCCAGTTTACGCATGCATCGAGGACGGAAGACTTCCTGAAAGGGAAGAATCTACTTACCAACGAAACCTTGCAAGGCGCCCTGAAGATCCTGGCGGAAGAGTTGAAGCCCGACTGGGTGTTGCCTGATACGGACCCCGAGTATCGAAAGAACGTAGCCTTATCCTTGTTCTATAAGTTCGTGCTCAGCATCGCCCCTGGTTCGGTCAGAAAAGAGTTCAGATCAGGTGGAACCTTTTCCAAAAGACCTGTTTCTAGCGGATCACAAAAGTATGACAGCTTCATCAAACAATGTCCGAAGCTTGAAGGCCTACTGCAAGCATCCGGTGAGGCCAAGTACACCAACGACATGCCACACTTACCGGGCGAGCTATATGCTGCCTTCGTTCACGGGACCAAAGTGGGCGCGAAAATTATTTCCATCGATCCTTCGGCTGCATTG CTACTACCAGGTGTGGTGGCGTTCTACGCGGCGAACGACATACCCGGCGCGAACGATTTTATGCCACTCAAGTCGGAGTTTAGTCCCAATGTGGAGGAAATATTCTGTAGCCAGCGTATCCTGTTCCACGGTCAACCGGTGGGGATCATCGTAGCAACAAGCTTCGACATAGCTCAAATGGGTGCCAAAAGAGTAGCGATCAACTACTCGGAAAGCAGCTCCGGTCCTGTCTATCCCACCGTTAAAGAAGTTTCCGACGCCCAGGCCGAGGATCGGATCAAGCAAATCGATTATGGGTTTACTGGTACAGATTATAGTGATCAACTTGGAGCGAAAGGCACCGAGCTATTGGAAGTAATGGGGATATTCGAGTCTGCGGGTCAGTACCACTACACGATGGAAACACAAACCTGTGGCTGTGTTCCGCTGGAGGATGGAATGGTGGTACATTCTGCAACGCAAGCGGTCACTCTCACGCAAATAGCCATCGCCCGGATGCTGGGTGTGCCTGAAAACAGTCTTCAGTTGTCAGTTCGACGTATCGGTGGGGGCTACGGAGGGAAGGCGTCTCGCGCGGTACAgattgcgtgtgcgtgtgccttGGCTTGCCATGTGCTGGGCAGACCGGTTCGTCTCGTGATGATAATGGAATCGAATATGTGCACCGTCGGGAAGCGGTATGGAATCGTCTCATCGTATCGGGTTGTTACGGACAAACACGGAACGGTTTTGAATCTGCGAAACGAGTTTCTACACGACGCAGGATGCAACTCTAACGAGGCACCGGATTTCGTACAACCGTACTATGGGAACTGCTACAACAAGGACTGCTGGAAGGTGGTGTCCAAAACGGCCATTACGGACTCCGCCAGCAATACTTGGTGCCGTGCCCCCGGGACGACGGAAGCGTACGGAATGATAGAGACGATCATGGAGCACATCGCGTTCGTGACGGGCGAAGATCCTTTGGAAGTGCGGCTTCGGAATATGCCCGCAGACTCCGCGATGCGTTCGTTGCTTCAAGACTTCCGCACGAGCACCGAGTACGATCGACGGCGGGAAGAAATACTACAATTTAACTCCGAACACCGTTGGCGCAAGAGGGGAATTGCTATCGTTCCGCTCAAGTATCCGATTGCGTACTTTGGAACGCTCCATGCGCTGGTGTCCATATACCACACCGATGGAACCGTCGCCATCACGCACGGTGGGATCGAGATGGGACAGGGCATCAACACGAGGGCGGTCCAGGTTGCGGCGAACATACTGCGCCTGCCGCTGGAGAAAATCACCATCAAACCGACTTCCAATCTGACCGCCCCGAACGATTTCTGCACCCAGGCCAGTATCACCAGCGAAGCGGTGGCTCAT TCAGTACTGATCGCCTGTGAAACGCTTCTGCAACGAATGGAACCGGTTCGGCTGCGGAATCCAAATGCTCGGTGGGAAGAGCTTACGACCGAATGTCACCGGCAAGGTGTCGACCTTTGCGCCACAGCCATGTACAACGGTGTGGAGCTTCCACCGTACAGTGTGTGGGCGACGAGCTGTGCCGAAGTGGAACTGGATGTGCTGACCGGAAACGTGCTGCTGCGCCGTGTCGACATACTGGAGGACGCCGGCATAACGCTGAACCCGGACATCGAAATTGGTCAAATCGAGGGCGCTTTCATGATGGGCGTTGGACTGTACTTGACTGAGGCCCTCGTTTACGAACCGCATACCGGGGCACTGCTCACTAACCGCTCCTGGCACTATCGACCACCGGGAGCCCAAGATATACCGATTGACTTCCGAATACGATTACTACAGAACACTATTAATCCTACTGGCGTCCAGCGGTCGAAAGCAACTGGTGAGCCAGCGGTAAACATGGCGATTGTGGTGTTGTTTGCTCTACGGAATGCTTTAAACGCGGCACGGGCTGATGCGGGTGCGGCGAAACGGTGGATACCATTGGGATCCCCTAGCACGCCGGATAGGATTCAACGACATGTCGGGCACTCCTGGAACCAATATCTGCTCCACTAG